The Lutibacter sp. Hel_I_33_5 genome has a window encoding:
- a CDS encoding DUF3089 domain-containing protein has translation MRFKFYYLLVLVSLIGCKSTYKTQTFLEKSIPLAPDYNNEENWAVLPWKYDEELKNFSPNQETVNTLKADVFYVYPTLITDYKDTRWNVPINDTEQQEKILTKTVKYQASAFATSGKLYVPYYRQAHIRSYDLYNSGGKEAFEIAYADVKKAFEIYLEKHNNGRPIIVASHSQGTTHTKRLLKEFFDQKPLQKKLIAAYLVGMGINPNEYKSIKPMTSSKEIGGFISWNTFKKGNYPKKGKNWYKGCVTTNPISWDNSKNTTLDQHKGFLYTNDKFYSKALKIEITDGLVWSTNPKFPMRFFMSFLKNYHAGDINLFWQDIRENAELRTKTWLEKNQ, from the coding sequence ATGAGGTTTAAATTCTATTATCTTTTAGTATTAGTTTCTCTTATTGGATGTAAATCAACCTACAAAACACAAACTTTTTTAGAGAAAAGTATTCCATTAGCACCAGATTATAACAATGAAGAAAATTGGGCTGTTTTACCATGGAAATACGATGAAGAATTAAAGAATTTTTCTCCAAATCAGGAAACAGTTAATACATTAAAAGCCGATGTTTTTTACGTCTACCCAACTTTAATTACAGATTACAAAGATACTCGCTGGAATGTTCCAATTAATGATACAGAACAGCAAGAGAAGATTTTAACAAAAACAGTGAAATATCAAGCTTCTGCATTTGCAACCTCAGGAAAATTATATGTTCCTTATTATAGGCAAGCTCATATAAGGTCGTATGATTTGTATAATTCTGGAGGTAAAGAAGCTTTTGAAATTGCTTACGCAGACGTAAAAAAAGCATTTGAAATCTACCTAGAAAAACATAATAATGGTAGGCCAATTATAGTTGCAAGTCATAGTCAAGGGACAACACATACAAAACGCCTGTTAAAAGAATTTTTCGATCAAAAACCTCTACAAAAAAAATTAATTGCTGCTTATTTAGTAGGAATGGGTATTAACCCAAATGAATATAAAAGTATAAAACCAATGACTTCGTCTAAAGAAATCGGTGGTTTTATTTCATGGAATACGTTTAAAAAAGGTAATTACCCTAAGAAAGGCAAAAATTGGTATAAAGGATGCGTAACTACAAATCCTATTTCTTGGGACAATTCAAAAAATACCACATTAGATCAGCATAAAGGTTTTTTATATACTAATGATAAGTTTTATTCGAAAGCATTAAAAATCGAAATTACTGATGGTTTGGTTTGGTCTACAAATCCAAAATTTCCAATGCGCTTTTTTATGTCTTTTCTAAAAAACTACCATGCGGGAGATATTAATCTTTTTTGGCAAGATATTAGAGAAAATGCTGAGTTAAGGACTAAAACTTGGTTAGAAAAAAATCAGTAA
- a CDS encoding DUF4252 domain-containing protein, protein MKRLTTILCALFMVSAFAQETTFKKFYKTHKDHSAFSINLSASFAGSFLDDDDQEDLKSLVNKSSDFKLMVFNNEDNSVSKDFKKYIRRNKLKTLVKIKDNDSKADFYILEKNNYIREIILRASSDEDKLVLFGLKTKLTRDELSEMMSSSNIKISSD, encoded by the coding sequence ATGAAACGATTAACAACAATTTTATGTGCACTTTTTATGGTAAGTGCATTTGCCCAAGAAACTACTTTTAAGAAATTCTACAAAACACACAAAGATCATTCAGCATTTTCTATTAATTTATCTGCTTCTTTTGCTGGTTCTTTTTTAGATGATGACGATCAAGAAGATTTAAAGAGTTTAGTTAATAAATCAAGTGATTTTAAATTAATGGTTTTTAATAATGAAGACAACTCAGTTTCTAAAGATTTTAAAAAATATATCAGAAGGAATAAGTTAAAAACGTTAGTTAAAATAAAAGATAATGATAGTAAAGCTGATTTTTACATTTTAGAAAAGAATAATTATATCCGAGAAATCATTCTTAGAGCTAGTAGTGATGAAGATAAGTTAGTTTTATTTGGATTAAAGACGAAACTTACAAGAGACGAATTATCAGAAATGATGTCTTCATCTAATATAAAAATATCATCAGACTAA
- a CDS encoding arsenate reductase family protein, with the protein MKKVYFLQTCDTCRRILKEVNMEGFERQEIKANPVTVSQLEEMRKLTDSYESLFNKRAKLYKAMDLKNQQVSEADYRQYILDEYTFLKRPVFILDEEIFIGNSKKVIEKLKEKIG; encoded by the coding sequence ATGAAAAAAGTCTACTTTTTACAAACTTGTGATACGTGCCGAAGAATTTTAAAAGAAGTAAATATGGAAGGCTTCGAACGACAAGAAATAAAAGCAAATCCTGTGACAGTTTCTCAACTTGAAGAAATGAGAAAATTAACGGATAGTTATGAAAGTTTGTTTAACAAAAGAGCAAAACTTTATAAAGCTATGGACTTAAAAAATCAACAAGTTTCAGAAGCTGATTACAGACAATATATTTTAGATGAATACACTTTTTTAAAACGACCAGTATTTATTTTAGATGAAGAAATTTTTATTGGAAATAGTAAAAAAGTAATCGAAAAGTTAAAAGAGAAGATTGGTTAA
- a CDS encoding DinB family protein, with the protein MKTQFDILKKSRELILKVIDGLTLEQLHKIPDGFKNNITWNVAHLVVTQQLLLYKNSGLNCLIPDDLIEDFKKGTAPTTTFTEEEFNDVKELLIGLPETLEEDFNAGIFENYKEYPTSTGFVLDSFKTAVTFNNFHEGIHFGVILALKKLV; encoded by the coding sequence ATGAAGACTCAATTTGATATTTTAAAAAAATCTAGAGAATTAATTTTAAAAGTAATTGACGGATTAACTTTAGAGCAACTACACAAAATTCCAGATGGATTTAAAAACAATATTACTTGGAATGTAGCTCACTTAGTTGTTACTCAACAATTATTATTATATAAAAACTCAGGGTTAAATTGTTTAATTCCTGATGATTTAATAGAGGATTTCAAAAAAGGAACCGCACCAACAACAACTTTCACAGAAGAAGAGTTTAATGATGTAAAAGAGCTTTTAATAGGATTACCTGAAACTTTAGAAGAAGATTTTAATGCAGGGATTTTTGAAAACTACAAAGAATACCCTACTAGTACTGGTTTTGTTTTAGATTCTTTTAAAACAGCGGTTACTTTTAATAATTTTCATGAAGGAATTCATTTTGGAGTAATCTTAGCACTTAAAAAATTAGTGTAA